agaaatgtaaagtacaaaatattttaatgtcataattttgacggccgagtggcgcagtgggcagcgaccctactttctgagccaaggccgtgggttcgattcccacaactggacaatgtttgtatgatgaacatgaatgtttttcagtgcctgggtgtttatctatatattataagtatttatgtttattattcatataattatacatcagtcatcttagtaccgataacacaagctatgcttactttggggctagatggcgaagtgtgtattgtcgtagtatatttatttatttaaaaataaaaaaatgacattaatttaaagTGTGTCTTCAGGAAAGTTCACAAGGCACTGAAACAAATGAAGGCGTACCATCATGGCTGCCCGCTAGTTCTACGCAGGACCTGGTCAAATATCTCAACACATTACCGCCGCAAGTAAGTcaacctcttttttttttgttatactagctgttgccagcagCTTTGTCCGTTTCTTGGGCTTTTAATTACCCTCAGGGATAAAATGACACACAGAGCCATCTTCTATAGctgtccattgctggactaaaggcctccggGCAGATAGATTGGTGGTCGAAAttcatggtagtagtagcacagggcTCTGCTGCCGGTTCTCTGTTCACAAgaagactttaaaaaaaaaatcagatttttttttttttttaaattcagtatTAGTTCATCGTcaacatcatcacttcaacaGATTGACGTCTGCTGCTGtgtttgtagggcgttccaaaccacacgattctgggccgcttgttttaAGCGACTTAttttatagaagcaggcgttattttgcggaaatccattatatattatgaaaattaagcttaatttattatactccacgaaaagcaggagaatctgtattgtgtaatttaaaggagatgttgactttacaatgaataattgttaagtgaaacaattattcattgtaaagtcaacatctgaggatgctccgatttcaCAGCGAAACCTGCGTAGCGGGTACATTGCTAAAGATCTaattggtgtggattataaggagtgaagaaattatatcttaaataaataattatatatataaattacaccatacggatactcctgcttttcgcggagtatagaaaattaagcttaattttcataaaattcaaGCGACTCGACAGCcccgactcgtttgatgttatCTTTCCACCTGGCAGGACCCCTACGGTCCTGCGTTTGTATTAgatagtaagtttttttttgttttttttgtgtatcaTAATTTAAAACCCTTGTTATTGTTGTTGCAGCAAAATTTAGAAGTGATGCAAATGTTGTTACAGCAAACGCAAACATTACCCCTCCCCCTATCCTTACAACAGTTCCTGAAACACAATCCGGCGGAAGTTAAGAGGAGCGAAGTCGCCATTGATGTGGAAATGACCACCGATAACGACAAGAGTGATTTACTAATAGAGAGAAATACTGAAACTGTAATGGACGAAGGTAggctttgtaatattaataataaatttttcctggcttcggccgaggctaacgataaagacgtgccgctaagcgaattagcgttccggtacgatgtcgcgtagaaaccgattagtggtatggaTCCATTATAACTGGTATAATCCTTAAcaagttagcccactaccatcttagactgcatctgcgagattgcagtcaaacgctATCTTGTAGttggaaaaacaaaagaaaatcgtTCTCTCTTGGTCCGTCGATTATGACTATAAAAATTcctacaattattactattgaaATTCCAGTGTAACAGAGACATTTATTTGTCCTTCAATTATTGCTATTGAAATGCCAGTGTAAGAGAGACATCAGCTGTTTATcctacaattattactattgaaATGCCAGTGTAAGAGAGACATCTGTTTGTCCTATatttaaatgccaatgtaagagagccatctgcttggtcctacaattattactattgaaATTCCAGTGTAAAAGAGACATTTATTtgtccttcaattattactattaaaatgtcAGTGTAAGAGAGACATCTGTTTGTcctacaattattactattgaaATGCCAGTGTAAGAGAGATATCTGTTTGTcctacaattattactattaaaattcCAATGTAAAAGAGACATTTAAGTGTcctacaattattactattgaaATGCCAGTGTAAAAGAGACATCTGTTTGTcctacaattattactattgaaatgccaatgtaagagagccatctgcttggtcctacAATTGTTACTATTGAAATTCCAGTGTAAAAGAGACATTTATTtgtccttcaattattactattgaaATGCCAGTGTAAGAGAGACATCTGTTTATcctacaattattactattgaaATTCCAGTGTAAGAGAGACATCTGTTtgtccttcaattattactatggaAATTCCAGTGTAAAAGAGACGTATATTAGTCTTTCATTATTACTATTGAAATACCAGTGTAAGAGAGACATCTGTTTGTcctacaattattactattgaaATGCCAGTGTAAGAGAGACATCTGTTTGtctttcaattattactattgaaATGTGTAAGAGAGccatcaaagtcaaaatatctttattcaagtaggcccacaggtggcacttttgatgcgtacatgcgaataatgagatgatggcgataaccatattcgtaaacataaaaataaagctacgagggttccaaacgcgtcctggtctaagaagatgcccacaacaaacttagccgggtgtttttttttgttatcaccatctcacattgttatttaaaattattggtcCGTCATCTCTTTGGTCCGTCGATTATTACTCTATAAATTCCAGTGTAAGAGTTCTGTTGGGTCTGTCagtcattattataaaaaaataggaagTCTACTCTTGTACGGTTGAACTTTACTTAAATTTCTCTTCCAGATGGCAATACTACAAtccaaaagaagaagaagaaatataagaaaaaaccTAAAGCAGCCCGACCGAGGCCCGGGCAAGTTAACATAACAGTCGCGGCCGATGGCACGCCCATGTACTGCTGTCCCGAGTGTAACATGGCCTATATCGAAAAGGAACAACTCGAAATGCATCTCTCAGTTCACAAGATCGAGAGGCGGTTCATTTGCGGCATTTGTGGAGCTGGGTAAGTTACCATCACACTTTTTGAAGTGTAAcatctttagaatcgttgtgatttcgaaccggatgcaacggaaaaaacgacaggtaagataaagtaaataaataaaaataaatatactacgacaatacacacacatcgccacctagccccaaagtaagcgtagcttgtgttatgggcactgagacagctgatgattattttattacaaatataatacacataaatacttacaatatacagataaacacccaaacatcgaaaaacattcatgttcatcacacaaacattttccagttgtgggaatcgaacccacgaccttagactcagaaagcagggtcgctgcccactgcgccactcggccgtcaactaagagcacacaaatacaaaaatgtgtaggattgAGCCGGCGGATTAGAATTACTGATTTTAAACTCGATTTAACGCAATGCTTCACGATCAAGAAAGAGACAGATTTATAGACGACACatgtatgggacagagtgagtaGGAAaccttaaacatttttttaactattcaaGTTACcgtggaaactaaataataaaccttacatttatcctaatagttctgatactctacatccacctcaatctctcgtaggctactttacagaagttacacttctgccgtgtgtaaataaattgcacaggatttttttttatatatatttatttttaatgtattaattacattttttttttaaagtatatagacaagagcttgactgcaatcacacctgatggtaaatgatgatgcagcctaagatgaagcgcgcttgcctagaagatgcctattcactcttgatttgaaggtacccagattataggtatcagggaagacggaagatgggagggcattccaggcctttgcggtgcggatcagaaaggaagaggcaaaacgcttcgtacgtgttgatggtatttcaaccacgtaacggtgcagattcttacggtgcctcgcagttcgatggtagaaaggagatggtttgaccaaatcgaatagctcctgagcacactctccgaaatgtatcttgtagaaaacagccagacaagcaaccttgcgccggtgttcaaggctttgaagtctactgactacaaggtcgttgccaatgagtctcctagcacgacgatccaccgaatccaaagcatcgagctggtacttggcagagccatcccataaatggctgcagtactccatgcacgaccgaacctgagcttggtacagggttagaagctgttctggcgtgaagtagcgcttaactttgctgaggatgccaagttttttgccagcagttttagctttggactcgatgcattgtccaaagtttagattggacgaaatgctgatacctaggagctcaatactatttgtgattggcacagatacatttcggaaagtcggagttagggggaacggactccgtttggcggaaaacaaacacgcttgggttttggaaccattaaactgtaccagattagtgtcaccccaatcggacacctcgcttaaggccagattaacgcgttccaccaaggcctctctgagcacaagagtttcttctccactagctcgtggactggacatgtatctaaccgtcacagtgctgtcatctgcatacccaaagatgccgggttttaaaagatcatttatatgcagcaggaagagcgtagcggaaagaaccgatccctgagggacaccagcgttgatggccattaggtcagacgaggacccatcgacgacaacccgaaaaaatcgtccactcaagaaatcagcgatccagttgcaaaaactaatgggtaacccgtaggctggaagcttgtgcagaagactttcatgccagacacggtcaaaagctttcgatacatcgagtgaaacggcgagcgcttcaccgtgcttatccatggcttcaccccagatgtgcgtggcatacactaaaagatcccctgttgaccgatttcgtcgaaaaccgtactgacggtctgacaggagttcgttgttttctaggtatgccagaagtctgttattaagtacacgctccagacttttacataataaagaggtgatagcaattggtctgtagttagatgggtcggcacggctacccttttttggaacaggttgcacgttggcaatcttccaagctttcgggacCTGAGTGGTATTAATTACATGTTTGTACAATATATGCTTGCATTGTCACAAGTGCAATGACTCGTGCATTTACTACGAGATGGGCCCGGCCTATATATAGCCTTAGTACCTTTTTGTAaatgctatatttttaaatcacccGGTAACCTGATGTTGCTTgggaaaaaaatatccattttgACATTGCAatctatcatcatatcaaccaattaacggccctctacagggcactggtcacCTCCCAACATGAGAAGGCCttagggccgtagtccgccacgctggcccagtgcggattggtgaactccacacacctttgagaacattatggagaactctcaggcattacGATTTGGTTTTattacgatgtttcccttcaccgttgaagcaagtgatattttaattaattaaaacgcagataacttaaaaaagttggaggtgcgtgctgggattcgagctcggctcCCGGCAAACTGAAAAGGTGGCCTTTTTTAATGGAAAGGCATGTACAGAAGAAGAGGTGCTTAAGAGCATCAGTAATGGCCTCCATTACTGATGGCAGTCAtttctttcatataaaaaagatgttttttttaacaattttgacggccaattggcgcagttggcgCAGTtgtgctttttgagtccaaggccggccaaaattttctgtgatgaacattaatgtttttcagcgtctgggtgtttatgaattaatgaataaataaacttttcttGTACACCACATAGAAATACggggaaaattataaaaaaaaaactatacacgaagtatacaattaggcggccttaccgatacatagcgatctcttccaggcaaccaatggcgtaaaacactgctcaagacgaGATGTTGGTGGTGCATATTAATATGCCGATCttgctccactttttcaaaaatggcatccattttatccgtaCGACCGGACATCCAGAGCGAGGTGCAAAaagacatcaaaatttccggattgaagacgcttaaaccaaatttgtgctactctcacagacgctgcactagATCCATAAACAtggcaaatttttttcgcggcttccTTTgcattttaccttttttgtagtaaaattttaaaatcgaatttcttcattagattcactcatcttcacagtacgaaaaacaaataaaaatcacacattttcctagtTGGATTTTGGAATtaaccaaagagattttattacaagttcatataTCCTActatgcgaaaagactttttcctcACCCtattacatactaatattttcctaatcctaaggttgcctggaagagatcgctactaagcgataaggccgccctttgtatcctactttttaagtttatttttgttgtgtccattgttttttttttactatttgtggtttacaaataaagtgtataaataaataaataaaataaaataatatgatatgaaatacattgtttatctgtattttataagtatttctgtattttatttataaatttattcatcagtcatcttagtacctataacacaagctacgattactttggggctagatggcgatctgtcgGTCTGTcggtgtcgtagtatatttatattataataaatttataaataaaatacagaaatacttataaaatacagataaacaatgtatttcatatcatattattttattttatttatttatttatacactttatttgtaaaccacaaatagtaaaaaaaaaacaatggacacaaagtttttgtttttcatttttgttttacttacattattattattttttcttttttttgtataataattgcttactaggtacttactcctaagcaactgtggttaatgttatcgtgttatatgtataaccaagttgtggaaactttattggtctatgtgatacaaaaatacggcattacttttatgtataattttactgtttgtttcccttgaaaagctaataaaaaaaaaaaaaaaaattcttaacaattattcattgtaaagtcaacaatctcctgaggatgctccggtttcggagcgaaactagcgtagaggttacattgccgaagatctgtttggtgtggagcataaggattgaagaaattataaattagaccatacaggttctcctgcttttcgcggagtatagcaaattaagcgtcCATGGAAAGCGTCCTAGAAAGTGCCACCAACCTGTCCTTCAGATTGGTGGAGATGTGCGTGtatttacaccggcaatcacgccctGTAGGccggaacatagcaatgctgcttttcggcagaaataagaacttccctggacgagctctgacaaACAGCTCTACTATTCCGTCTCGTGTGTTGCAGATTGAAACGCAAGGAGCACTTAGAGCGGCACAAATTGGGCCACAATCCGGAGCGGCCGTACGTTTGCGGTGTTTGCGGCAAGGGGTTCAAGCGGCGGGAGCATCTCAATCTGCACGCAGTTATACATTCCGGCGTGAAGACAGAGATGTGCGGACAATGCGGGAAAGGTATATAATACTTACAAGTTACAactccttactaatattataaatgcaaaagtgtgtttttgtTTTGGCCTTCCTTTCATCATCGAAACTtaaaccgattgacgtctactgctggacataggtcttttgtaaaacattcaaaaaccacggtcctgggccgcttgttgcCAGCTGCTCAAAGCGACTAGCTTGATGTCGTTTGCTCACATCTCAGACCACTGGTTGAAGGTGCTGGAAACCGGTCGAGTTCagagtcgccattccagcaccttcaaCCCCatagtccatcggttctccgagctatgtgccccgcccattgccacttaagattcgcgactcgttgagctatgtaggtaactctagttcttctacggacctctaaatttataattttatcaggTAGACACTTAACATaactccatcgcccgctgagtgaccatGTAAGCCCTCTTATGATATATTTCCTATATAAAAatcggttgtctgtaaagtcgctttactgacgatagttgaacgtgacaacgtcataagaaaatactgatggaatggttgcatttttaaaaagaaaattttaattttatttgtttgatagatattttgtatggatatagaggAGGAGGTTAATGcaaatcacaattgaattgatcaagtaacatttatttgtacgcataaatacaattatgtaaatttttttttgctataaacaattgacaccacattcactttcgactgcacttcatacttgacgaaaacatgtaaatgtattattgtatagtagctgtccacgcggacgcatcgctcactcaagtaggtgAGAGACAGATGTCTTACGCTGCCaaacgcggaggccgattgtgcctcttttcgtttgcgctctcgcttgcacttcaagccttaaatggaacgcctccgatcgaggtaacgccgcatgagtctttctttttcgtgcgtgcagccggctccatcgaattataagacgttgtcacgtcaaaaacattACTTACACTAAAGTAGCAGTACATTCCAGTTGTTTTacgcaattaaaaaaagaatttaagtCGTCTAAGTATGTTTTCCATTACTAGGTTTCTACCGGAAAGACCACCTCCGCAAGCACACGAGGTCGCACGAATACAAAACTGCGCGCACGCACCACGAGGGAACAACGGACACGAAGACTGCGCAAACTGCCAACCCCACCAACAACAACGTGGCCACCAACATCACAGCCAATTCCAATACCATCCTGCCAGAGATTACGATACATGTGAGTTCATAGATGTCGTCTTCTACCAACGTCCAAACCTACCAATAAAAACATGGCGCCCAACAACACCGCCAGTTCCAATACTATCCGGCcggaaattaatataaatgtgtGTTGATATCTGTCGTCTTGAAACAACGTCCAAAATAAATGTGGAGACCAACATCACCGCCAATTCCAATACCATCCTGCCCGAGAATACGATACACGTGAGTTCATAGTTGTCGTCTTACACCAACGTCCAAACCTACCATCACCGCGATTTTCAACAACATCCTACCCGCGATGACACGTGAGTTCGCACGTTTATAgtcatctatttattattatgtattatcaaCGTCAAAACCAACATTACCGCCAATTCAAATAATAGCCTGCCCGAGATGACTATACACAGAGAGTTTACAGCTGCCATCTTGCACCAACGTCCCACCCAACCAATAACAACGTGACGACcaacctttatttatttcatatagttcactattatgtaggtacaccCTATCAAGGACCCTGTCAGGGCGttgcaaacataattatttatttttctttaatcatGGTTACATTAAaagattacaatattataatattaaataattacatattacacACATTACatgttttaaagatgttaaaaaaatGACAGTCAActgccaatacatatttgaaaatttaacgtacaatgtgagatggtgattacaaaaagaacggcaaagtttgttgtgggcttcttcttagaccagggcgcgtttggaacc
This portion of the Pararge aegeria chromosome 14, ilParAegt1.1, whole genome shotgun sequence genome encodes:
- the LOC120629146 gene encoding zinc finger protein with KRAB and SCAN domains 5-like isoform X4; the protein is MNFAAFQAVAGPGTHFVTTGGQMPKMQQNMTNNGTSLSQVVGMVGGVNMGDGVQYVRTIDGSSQQGTPQLISVPVTLPGAKPGDPQSIVQIQVLSPNVLQQQQPKYQMQIPIQGFQQGGTVLTLAYSPDANDSGAFQIIGNTLPEGTFRMRTGLQVLAAMPQEMQLIHPQQAQENKDQVQQAIQHQVFITPNNQIIINGPDVKSQMTNNNPEITNIIIKEECDENDDESSQGTETNEGVPSWLPASSTQDLVKYLNTLPPQQNLEVMQMLLQQTQTLPLPLSLQQFLKHNPAEVKRSEVAIDVEMTTDNDKSDLLIERNTETVMDEDGNTTIQKKKKKYKKKPKAARPRPGQVNITVAADGTPMYCCPECNMAYIEKEQLEMHLSVHKIERRFICGICGAGLKRKEHLERHKLGHNPERPYVCGVCGKGFKRREHLNLHAVIHSGVKTEMCGQCGKGFYRKDHLRKHTRSHEYKTARTHHEGTTDTKTAQTANPTNNNVATNITANSNTILPEITIHVPTSSNLQMPVQINIPQHVMTSLAAAQASASTVQHDNNDAHAQLDALLAQHT
- the LOC120629146 gene encoding zinc finger protein with KRAB and SCAN domains 5-like isoform X2, which encodes MEGIRILVGMRSDEESEMNFAAFQAVAGPGTHFVTTGGQMPKMQQNMTNNGTSLSQVVGMVGGVNMGDGVQYVRTIDGSSQQGTPQLISVPVTLPGAKPGDPQSIVQIQVLSPNVLQQQQPKYQMQIPIQGFQQGGTVLTLAYSPDANDSGAFQIIGNTLPEGLQVLAAMPQEMQLIHPQQAQENKDQVQQAIQHQVFITPNNQIIINGPDVKSQMTNNNPEITNIIIKEECDENDDESSQGTETNEGVPSWLPASSTQDLVKYLNTLPPQQNLEVMQMLLQQTQTLPLPLSLQQFLKHNPAEVKRSEVAIDVEMTTDNDKSDLLIERNTETVMDEDGNTTIQKKKKKYKKKPKAARPRPGQVNITVAADGTPMYCCPECNMAYIEKEQLEMHLSVHKIERRFICGICGAGLKRKEHLERHKLGHNPERPYVCGVCGKGFKRREHLNLHAVIHSGVKTEMCGQCGKGFYRKDHLRKHTRSHEYKTARTHHEGTTDTKTAQTANPTNNNVATNITANSNTILPEITIHVPTSSNLQMPVQINIPQHVMTSLAAAQASASTVQHDNNDAHAQLDALLAQHT